The Helicoverpa armigera isolate CAAS_96S chromosome 7, ASM3070526v1, whole genome shotgun sequence genomic sequence TATGTAGTAGAATTTTATAGCCTGAAACAAGTAGGTATCCTAGTTTCCagctttatttagttttatagatTTTGAGCGCGAATCAAAAGTAGGTACGTACTGAAAATTGTCCTAGGTCTAGGTACCCAATTTCACAATTACATGATATTAAGGTTCACTAAAAccgaataatatatttaatttctttaaaaaataaaatgtatttaaatgttattggtagaaaataatgacaaaacaGTTCCTTTATCTTAATTACCATTTTTACCCGTTTTTCCTGGTAATCATTACCCTTTCCGCAGACAGAGGATCTATTGCGGGGATTTCCCTATGACTCAGCTGTTTCGTTTAACGAGCGTAGGTAGTTTCCGCCCATTTGGAAAGGGCACCTTATCATTATGTTTAAGTAATCCATTGAACCATTTCATGGCAACCATGCCCCCGGAATGGTTACGACTACCTACtgcacatttttaatttaacagaaTTAATGCTAATTGCGAAATAACCCCATTCTTGACGAGGGTTGACATGCTTCTAACGACTTCTAATTCATTTTGATTGACAATGtttagattatttaatttatccaACAATTGAATAATGAACTGAAGGATAATGTAAATATTgcaaattacattttctttttcagatgGCGGGCATTCTCACCTTCATGTACAAAATCAGAACAAATAAGAATATTGGATGGATGGCTAATTAATCGGCACGTTATTATACCGCATCTAGTTTAATCGTCCCTGCTAGAAGAAGTTATAAAAAGTTCacgttttaaattgtaataaatgacGTTATTCCTGCAACACATTAAAGGTGAGAAATATAATACATCGTTAAATAAACTTGGGCAACTCATCATCATGCTCTGACTCAAATCACTCAATTAAATTCCACAAAGGTATTGCTATTAATTTATCGAGCTGAGGGGCTTTTTTTGgtgtgaaatcatcaaataaagccctcccgctgtgggtgcagcgtgagggaaggTCAGACTTTCAGAGGCTAAATCTTAAAGCTAAAAGGCTCGAAgttacattgaaaaaaaaaaagcagTGAGGTGACagcatagatataatattactaaacaagattgcgcacgctcaaaatatatatttacgaaaatgaactctattctaacgcaataaggtactaaattgcataatacacagaggcaaatccgagccgacaaacagcctccgttcgaactatccctagttcgaacggaggctgtttgtctctttctaacaccttgccagcataaaaaaatgttgtgatcaaaagttttgtcttcccaaaaaacaattgaatcacttatatttttatcttattttaacaattgtaagtcaacaaattaataacaatcgcattaatttattcgtatttattattaaaacataaacaacataaattttttttgcttttttttattttctagcggtaaacctgaacattcttggcgcgtaatcagcatttaaaattttgtttatatttttttgtattaaatcaatttaaactattaaaatggtgaaaaagtgttgcgtttctacttgcaaaagtgagtcctatggtggttgcaatatatcgttccacaggttagctaataataacattttcgtaaaccaaacaactagggtgcccatgaattcttgtaacgagtcaaaatatgggtgatggattttaaaactgttgtactattgttatagcttcccaaaaaatgaagaaattcgacataaatggctcagcagtctatatatgaagtagaaatacaaaaaaaaacagtcttcacttctaatcttcctgcttttatactgctaaggagatcattcaagtctcgaacattttgtacccaaaaatgaaagtgccggccagagtaaaaaaataatagattcttgtagagaataataccctgaagattttttactattacaagaatcgtctacagttaacccccaggctgctatttgactttgaaaatacaaaaaaatccaacaatgtttggagcattacattacgtccccaaactggagaaggcaggcgCTGCCTTCAAACGACACCTGCctaacctgggaagtcatcaaatgaccccctcccccctcccactgtgggttagcagcgtgagggaaagTCAAACTCttacctactgactaaaacccatcacgtgccttcttaagccctttatgtaccagggccgcggtaactcgcgcaaacaatcccgcagccccagcggatataaggaacgtcttcggttaacccccagactgctatttgagtttaaagtgtgagtaccgtgaataaaaaatctttacttgaatgttacgggAAATAACGTCCACAGTACTTTTTAGCTGACCGAATGTCTACGATACCCCTCCTGCTACACCGAGGAGCCTCTAACTGATTTAttcccatcatgttccttctgaccTGTTCCTTTAAGAGGgcctcggtaactctttcgaacaatcccgcagccccggtaggttttggccctggtgggccccagcggggtttgctgactctctGTGGAGGGTGTGGAACAACGCACGCCGCTGACGCCTGTTGTCTCCAAAGAGACGAGGGACGGTGAGCCACTCGAAATTCTATTAGGGCGAGGGGGAACGGGATGTCTTGGTCTCCTTCCGCGAAGCATGCCAGAGAAGTAAGCGGTGTAATACCTGAGAGTTCGCGCCTCTCATCCCTGCCACTTCGGTGGACGTGGACGACACCACGCGCGTCGGTTatagagacgactcccggccaccgtagccGTGGGTCTGTGTCGGTCTGAGACAACAGGCCCGTGTTGGCGGCGTGCACTGTTCCAAGCCCTTCAGAGAGAGTCAGCCAACCCCGGTGGGACCCACCAGGGCCAAAAACTGCCGGGGGAttgctcgaaagagttaccgaggccctggtacatggtcagaaggaacatgatgggtatAAATCACTTAGACTCCTAACTTGGCTCCTCGGTGTAGCAGGAGGGGTATCGTAGACGTTCGGTCAGCTAAAAAGTACTGTGGACGTTATTTcccgtaacattcaagtaaagattttttattcacggtactcacactttaaactcaaatagcagtctgggggttaaccgaagacgttccttataatagtaaaaaatcatCAGGGCATTATCCTCGACGAGAATCTACGATATCTTTACTCTGGAGTCAGCAACCCCCAGTGGGCCCAATGGGGCTGACACCAGGGCCAAGGcttgctggggctgcgggattgttcgcgcaagttaccgcggccctggtacataaagggcttaagaagacacgtgatgggttttagtcagtaggtaaGGTTTGActttccctcacgctgctaacccacagtgggaggatGGGggagggggtcatttgatgacttcccaggttagGCAGGTGTCGTTTGAAGGCAGcgcctgccttctccagtttggggacgtaatgtaatgctccaaacattgttggatttttttgtattttcaaagtcaaatagcagcctgggggttaactGTAGatgattcttgtaatagtaaaaaatcttcagggcatttttctctacaagaatccattatttttttactctggccggcactttcagttttgggtacgaaatgaatgatctcctttccgctaattattaaaagcctttattagtaccttaaggtcacaaactgcgtaagttaaaacttcaatactaatctgtgtttaataatcttagcaaattcggatttgtctcacatagcttaatctcatagtcaccctattagaaagggacagacagcctccgtactaactgtttcactcggctcgttttttcggtttatatgcgcagtcctgtttactaatattatgtctatgggtGACAGTGACACCTGCCTGCTACATCAATATGACACTGACGGAAGCATGTTGTCATCTGTCACTTCATTTTTCTTTGTCAATAGTGTCAATTTGATTGAATTGTTATGATTGATATTGGTACTTTTATCaataattattagaaaaaaatgacTATATATTCGACTAATactcatttaattaaaacatagtTTAGAGTTGTATGTAAATAACTGCATTTTTGGCGTTTGTGTGTGGtgaatatgtatgtaatgtacttAACAAAGCTGTATACAAATCGTGATGATTCCCGGTGAATCAGTCGATTTAtcttcttgtttttattatatttcacgTTTAGTGTAAAacatctatattaatattataaagcggaagactttgtttgtttggtcgaacgcgttaatctcaggaaatGCTGGTCCAATTGAAAAAGTTTcggtgttaaatagcccatttatcaaggatcgttagcctactttttatctgggctCCCGAAGCAGTTCCCATGGGACACAGTTAGAGCCGCGGGTGAAAGCTAGTACCTGTCTCtactttttttaacaattacCATTTCTTGTACAGAACAGCTGAAAACCTTGAAGATGTCCAGATTTCGCTTTGGACGACAACATGATGGCTATCGTCTAGTCTCCAATGACGACAGCGGCTTTTCTGATGCACAATTTGAAGGACCTCCACCTAAAATACCTTGGAAAGCAATATCTCTGGCTGCGTTCTTATTTGTTGTGGGCACAGCACTACTTATTGTAGGCAGTTTAATTGTGACTGGCCACATAGACACAAAGTACTCTGACCGTTTGTGGCCTATGATAGTTTTAGGCTGTATAATGTTCTTGCCGGGAGCATATCACATTAGAATAGCATATTATGCATACAAGGAGTATCCTGGTTACAGTTTTGCTGACATTCCTGAGTTTGAGTAGCAATTCTGATGTTTATGTTATGAATAACTTTGTTATCCAATAGATCTGTTTGTTGATGTTTAGAAGTTGTTTTCTATGtagtatattattgttatttgatgcAGTGAGTACCTAATAGTCAACTAATATTTTAGTTTGTGTGTCACATATGCTTTTTCTACAAAAGCACATAATACTTATAGGAAGTGGCTTATATTACTAATGTCAATCTTTAGATTTTAATTCAACTGTTCaagattataatatgtatgaatgCCAATATCTTAATGtattacctatgtaaataattttaatgtgattttatatttaaggCATGTAGCTTTCCTATATGGACCATGTTTAAAgtgtttataaatacaaaaacattacataatggttattttattgattgttcATAGTATACACATACAATGAAACCACATATTCATTTAGGCATAGTTTTAATGACAGtgatcataattttaataaatagattgaTAAAGTCACTTTTACAACTTTTAgagatttttaaagaaaatcaattgaTTCTCAATGATTAGTTAATACTTCCATCCTATCTAAATTGCACATGTTTACCTATTAGCTCTTTTACCTTTCCTAGTTGGTGGTGTGCAGCTAGTCTGAGGGAGAGGTATGGAGTGCCCTGTCTTTTTTAAGTGCTCAAACAGTTTATTCTTTGATGGGAAGTCTGTTTCACAGACTGCACATCTGAGGTTCAAAGCTGTGCTTGAGTCTTCTGTTTCACTTGTTTTAGTTCTCACTGGTTTTCTATCTACCATCTTCTTTGGCTTGATATTTCTCTGAGTCTTGGGCAATGCAGGCCTGTCCTTTGGCAGAGCTGCTTCACCAAGCGCATCATCTGTGGGAGTGGTGCTAGATACTTCATATAAATTCTCTGTAGAAGTCTGAGATTGAGAACCTTTCTTTAAGTTAGCTTCTTTCTTAGCTTGTATCTGACTCTTGAGCATATTAAACTTTTTTGCCTTTCTACTGCGTGATGGTCCTTCTATTTCATTAAAACTCATCTCATCATGACTGTCATTGCCTTCACTTTCTGGCATTGGAACAAACttctttttgttcttcttctttttctgaCTTTTGGGTAAAGCCTGAAATAATTAATGCacatatgtaaaaatatagaaagttgAAAACACTACAAATGTAAGTGTTTTTAGTTCTTACCCAGCATCTGCCATAATTTGGTCAAAGAACATGGTAAGTATTAAGCGCTAGTATGATAGTGTATTAGAATGAAATATGACATATTGGAATTTACCTGAACTTTATCAGAATCGTCACTCAAAGTCTCTCTGAAATCATTATCCTCATTGTCTTCAATATCTGAAGTAGAGTTGCCCATATGTTCTCCTTCATCCTTAGTTTGGCCGTTCATTTTGTCACCTTCAGCCTTATCTTCATTCACTAACACTTCCTCATGGGCGTCCACAtcagcttcatcatcatcattctccgatATATCAATATCATCATCTAATGTCATTTTAGCTACATTTTCTTTATGTTTCTTACTGTTTTCATGATTTTCAAATGATTTAATATTCTTAAACAATTTGTTACAAGCTGAACAATATAGGTTTTTGATTGCTGATTTAGATTTTGAAGGTTTAGGTGTAGCTTTAGATGCCTCGCTAGcctgaaagtttaagaaaaagaattatatttagacattacaaaaaaaaaaagagtgGATGAAGATGTAATTGCAGAAAGAAACCTGGAAAAGGTGACCAAAACTAAGTTCTTTGATATTAAGATATTAATTTGCAGTATATGAAATGaatgaaagtatttattttcaatgcaGTTTTTATTGCATTGTAAAAGCTGGTATACtcaatctatttttaaatttgacATAAAACAAAGGCTCAGGTTTTTTcactataaactttttgatagaacaaatatgatttttaattttgaagcaACAGGTTGGTTTTGCATGAAAGTTGACATTGCTTGTGCTAAAGGCAAGAACAACtacaattttgataaatacattatgtatttaatgtttttatgttcaAAAGATGTTTCAATGGGTcttgaaaaaacaaaagaatgaagaacaaagaaaaagaaacagaaTAAAGAGGTTGACAACATTTTCTTACCTCCTCAGTCTTAGAACTTTCCTCATTACTGCTTTCCATTCCCCCTTCACTGATAGTGTCATCATCGGAGGATAGACCAAACTCCTCAGCTAGAAGAGACTCTATTTCACTTAATTTCTTTTGATAATCCTCACTTTGTAAGAAAGAGCTTTCACCTTCTTTCTTCTTTGCTTCCTCTATTTCTTTTTGTCTCTGTATTATCCTTTCTCTCCTTACTTGTTCTGCCTAGAAATGCAAAAATTTCATGGTACAACAAAAGAGATACTTAGAAAATATgtgtattttgaatattattatttattacaaagacTATTACTTCataatgtttaatttgaaactgTAATTTGGTAATTACACAACAAAAtctctaaataatatttattgcacaACATTGAAAATTGCCATGAAATGGTGACAAAGACAACATACCttccttttattttcttcagcTTTCTCCTGCAACAGTTTAGTATGCTCTATGACTCTCTTGTCCTTCCTGCGGACGAAGCTGACAAGCCTCCTTATCTCCTCATTTCTCTCTTTCCGAGCTTTCTGcctaattttattgttttctttctcCATCAACTTGATGACCCTTCTGTTGTCACCTTGTGAGATCTCGTACTGGTCCAGCCATACATAACCTGTAAAGTGACAAATAGTTTTGTACTATTTATTCATAGCCTCAGGATGTCATAGCCAACCTGTTCTATGTTTCATGGTTCTACAACCTCTTGCACAATGTTGGCAcgcttttaatgaaataaaaaaatctagctACCAGATGCtgaaaaatgttaaatacatacttttgtTAGTTGAGAACGCCATCCAATAAGCATAAAATTCATTCACTTCTTCATATGGAGAGGTAGAGTTGCCAAATGTAGGAATTTTGGCAACATCCTCAGGGTCATCTAGGAAGTCGGTTTCTTCTGTTATCAGTTTGGAGAATACCTGTAAAATTTAATCAGAAATAAGAAAAGACCACGAATATTAAGATAAGTTAAATAAAGAAGGATGTTTCCAGAAACATACCTCATTGTAAACTCCATAGAAACCTTGTGGGTCATCACCAAAACCTTTGTAACAGGACGGACTAAAGTAAGGATAAACATCAAGACTGTCATCATTGTAGGAGCTCCCGGCTCCACGAAGTAGCTGCTCTCTGTGATTGTCATACCTGTAGGAATAAAATTTGATTGAAGCAGTTTAGCAGTCATTGTATAATCATAGTGGTGTCAAAATCTATGTCAGTATTTACTATGGGACAAGAATATAGCTGAGATTACTGATAGAACTCACCAAGCTCTCTCCTGGGGGTCCGAAAGCACTTCATAAGCATTCTGCACAAGCTGAAACTGTTCTTTGGCCTCTACCAAATTCTCTAAGTTTTTGTCGGGATGCCATTGCAATGCAAGGCGCCTGTAAGCCTTCTTTATTTCAGAAGCTGATGCTTCTTTCGGTACACACAATACTTCGTAGTGGCActtcatttttttatgaacattCTCTTAAATATTaacctgaattaaataaatccttatTTCCGATGGAATGAAACGGAAAATAACAACGAAtatttggtcagtgggtcgtcttaggggcggagttgTAGGAGTTGGAGTATACGCTTAGGGGCACTATGAGCAGCAtagaaaaccaaaaaaaaaatttttcgaaaaaaaaaaatttttgggacttagtaaaattttcgtatttttttttttttttcaaaaatttgccGATTTTTTTGCAGAATCGGATTGACCATGGCTGCAGCAACCATTTACGATCTGAGAAGCATGGCCCTAGGATGCACCGTTTCCGAGTTATGGGCCATTttcatttttcgtatttttagaaaatggtttatatttccaaaatggtAGGTCGGACGAGATTATTTTCGGGAAAGAAATTGTTGCTCCACTCGAAAGCCATGACATCGTGTAAAAAAAATCagcaaaattgagaaaaaaaaaaccaacatcaaaaattttctaagtgtCGGGCGTCGTTTCAGCTTGAGTATGGTTAGGGGCGCAGGACTTAGTAAAATTttcggaaatatttttttttgtcgaattcgaccatttttatttcagcaactgaTTTTGTGACTCCTTAGAAAGCGTTTATGATCTGAGAAGCATGGTCCTCCGACGCACCGTTTCCGAGTTATGGGTCATTTccatttttcgtatttttagaaaatggtttatatttccaaaaaggTAGGTCGGACGAGATTATTTTCGGGAAAGAAATTGTTGCTCCACTTCAAAGCCATGACATCGTGTAAAAAAAACCagcaaaattgagaaa encodes the following:
- the LOC110372055 gene encoding dnaJ homolog subfamily C member 21, translated to MKCHYEVLCVPKEASASEIKKAYRRLALQWHPDKNLENLVEAKEQFQLVQNAYEVLSDPQERAWYDNHREQLLRGAGSSYNDDSLDVYPYFSPSCYKGFGDDPQGFYGVYNEVFSKLITEETDFLDDPEDVAKIPTFGNSTSPYEEVNEFYAYWMAFSTNKSYVWLDQYEISQGDNRRVIKLMEKENNKIRQKARKERNEEIRRLVSFVRRKDKRVIEHTKLLQEKAEENKRKAEQVRRERIIQRQKEIEEAKKKEGESSFLQSEDYQKKLSEIESLLAEEFGLSSDDDTISEGGMESSNEESSKTEEASEASKATPKPSKSKSAIKNLYCSACNKLFKNIKSFENHENSKKHKENVAKMTLDDDIDISENDDDEADVDAHEEVLVNEDKAEGDKMNGQTKDEGEHMGNSTSDIEDNEDNDFRETLSDDSDKVQALPKSQKKKKNKKKFVPMPESEGNDSHDEMSFNEIEGPSRSRKAKKFNMLKSQIQAKKEANLKKGSQSQTSTENLYEVSSTTPTDDALGEAALPKDRPALPKTQRNIKPKKMVDRKPVRTKTSETEDSSTALNLRCAVCETDFPSKNKLFEHLKKTGHSIPLPQTSCTPPTRKGKRANR